The Entelurus aequoreus isolate RoL-2023_Sb linkage group LG03, RoL_Eaeq_v1.1, whole genome shotgun sequence genome contains the following window.
ttaaaatgttctGGATTTAATGCggattccaaatacacaaaaacaggaaccaacaggtaagaaaagttggttttgcacaatatgaccccttcaaTGTTTGTTTTGCATGGAGTCGAAAACGCTGTTAAGTCCTTTTGTCAGACGTCCGTGTCCAGTGGAGGATGAAAGTTTTGGCCGGGTGACAGCGAGTCCTGACTGTGTGTGGAACTAATGCCagtgtcagagtccgtgtccgtcACGTCGGCGAGGGACGAGCCCTGCTTGACCGTTGCCGCCCGAGTCCCCATTTTCACGGCAACAGGCGCCTCCTCTGCGGCTTCGCCCATTTGCAGCAAGCCGAGCTGAGTGGCCAGCTGCCGGCACTCCTGATCTCTGGAGAGCAGAGAGGTCTCGGACCGATGAAGCTGCTTATCCACTTCCGCCGCTTGCCCACAAAGGGCCAAGCCCGCCAAGACGCTGCGTCTCAGCTCCGCCTGCATCCTCTCCAGATCGGCCAGCAGAGACTGGTCGGTCTCACGGTAGGTCCAGGAAGAAGCCTTCGCTTCTTCCCGCTCGCCTGCCATGCTCAGCTCTGCATCGATGTCGTGACTCAGTTGCGTGATGACGGCCTGGTGCCTCTGAAGCTGAAGCTCCAGCTGGTGGACGTCTTCACTGGCGTGCAGGAGCTCATCAAGCTGCTCTGGGTTTAAAGTGGATCCACAGTCCTCAAAAAACTCTTCTCCTTCTTTCTGCACCTGAAGCTGCGTTGTCTGGAAATCCAGATCCCTCATTCGCTGGATCTGCTCCTGGATGGTGTGGTCCTGGTCCAGAATGATCTGCACCATGTCCTGGATCTCCACTTTGCCGTCCTTGTGAATCTTCTCCAGCTTCCTGAAGACTTTCTTCACCACACGCTTCTGCTTGTCCACAGGCAGCATCTGAAGGTTCTTCACGCTTCTCACAGCCTTGCTGCTGCTTCTGCTCTTTGGACCCTTCATGGCCCGCGTGGGCACGAAGTCGCTGGTTTTGACCAGAACAAATTGGATGAAGGGTCTCTGGTCGCCCCAAGCGTTCCACAGCCTCAGAATCCTGGTGAGTGGCGGCAAGGCTCTTTCGAAACCCTTCCAGCGCTCCAGCAGACAAAAGTCTTTGGACTCTCCATGCAGGAGCCGCTTGCTCTCTGCGATGGATCTGTGATCGTCTAGTAATGCCTGAATGACGTCAGCACAGGTGGTGTGTTTGGTCACCCCACAGACGACCTTCTCTTCCTTGCAGACCGTCACCTGAATCTCCTTCCCCGTCACGACCTCGCAGTCTTTGGTCCTGAAACACCAAAACGTGAAACATCAAAGTCTACATACAGTTTTTACCTCCCTCAAGGAGGTTTGTCAGGAACTTTTACAGGCTACAGACATTTTCTTCTACAATGCATTGACCTTCACTTCTACTAAGACGTTGGTCCAAGAGGTCATCGAGCAGGAAACGACCTTCCCTCATTGCGTCTTGACGTTATTACATTCTTACTCATCAGTGATGACCGCCGCATGCGGTTTAAACCCTGAGAACATCATTACCTTTTCATCTGGACCATCAAAACCGACCAATATCCATTTTTCCCCACGAGCCTAATAGAGCAGCGCTAATGTCGCCGAGCTAATACACGCTAATCCAATAAGCAGATGACATTTGCAGACACTTCAACTATTGTTTGCTAGCGACACAAAAGACAAAATGTTTCTTAGGCCGCGGTTAACCTCCTTTAAATGTCAGCCGATGACAGGCTTTCATTTTAGGCTCTAACTAATACGAGAGAAAAAAAATTGGTTAAATGCATGATTCACATTTTTGTACAATATCAAAACaagtaaaagtgagcttttgctaTAGTGTGCACTTGGTAGTGCACTATACAGAGAAATGTGTATTATTATGCAAACAAACCAAACAACATCTGGAACAAACCCCCCCCAAAACTAATGGATTTGAATGTGATTTCAACATTTTTCTGGTTCTAAatctttttttgggggttttaaaGCTTTTTCTGAAATGCAATTTTTTGGGGgctttgaaaatccttttttgaTTGCAAAATTTTTGGGGCTtcgaaaatatttttggtggggtTGCAAATCTTTATTTGGATTGCACATTTTTTAGGGGGGTTGCAAATAATTTTGTGGGTTGTAAATCTTTTTTGGGTTGCAAAACTCATTCTTTTCGTTTCAAATTTTTTCTTggtttcaaatctttttgaaggATGGGAATTGCAAA
Protein-coding sequences here:
- the LOC133645958 gene encoding ras association domain-containing protein 9-like; this encodes MDIFHVAVSGAQTSAKAFKGADTTLGIDGQTTKDCEVVTGKEIQVTVCKEEKVVCGVTKHTTCADVIQALLDDHRSIAESKRLLHGESKDFCLLERWKGFERALPPLTRILRLWNAWGDQRPFIQFVLVKTSDFVPTRAMKGPKSRSSSKAVRSVKNLQMLPVDKQKRVVKKVFRKLEKIHKDGKVEIQDMVQIILDQDHTIQEQIQRMRDLDFQTTQLQVQKEGEEFFEDCGSTLNPEQLDELLHASEDVHQLELQLQRHQAVITQLSHDIDAELSMAGEREEAKASSWTYRETDQSLLADLERMQAELRRSVLAGLALCGQAAEVDKQLHRSETSLLSRDQECRQLATQLGLLQMGEAAEEAPVAVKMGTRAATVKQGSSLADVTDTDSDTGISSTHSQDSLSPGQNFHPPLDTDV